The window GTCGGGCGAGAATGAGTAGCTGGAACGGACGCCGAAGATGTGGGCCGTGACCTCCCGTTTCCTGTCCCCGACGTCGGTGAGCGTCACGTCGTTGAGCTCGTACCTGGGTCCGAAGGTAAACTTCGACCCGGCGCGCAGTCCGCCCTCGAGATTCAGCGAACGCCGGTCGCCGTTGATGTACTGGCCCAGGATGAGCTGGAAATCGGCGAACAGGGGCTTGCTCAGGTTCGTCGTGTAATGCATGCGCGAAGACGCGTCCGTGTAATTCCCCGCGGGGAGCTTGACGCCCAGAATAGGGCGCGTGTCTTCGCTGATCCGCCGGAAGGCGCGGTCCAGCGTGATTCCCGCCTGTTCGCCGCCAGTGAAGAACAGCTCCCAGTGATAGTGTTCCCGACGGGTCAGCTGCGTACCGTCGTCCCCGAAAGTGGCGCCTATCACGATATGGGGGAAGTACCGGCGGACGATGCTGTTTGTGGGTTCGGGCGTGAAGAACGCACGGGCCGAGACCTCGTGGAATCCCCCGAAATTCCGGGCCAGGCTCCGGCGGCTGAAGAAGCCCATGCCGGGACTGAAGAATTCGGATACGCCCATGTACAGGCCCTCGAACTGCCACAGGGGTCCGTTCCAGCGCGACCACAGCCTTCCCGCGAAGCCCGATTCGCTGTCCTCACCCGCCTGGTAGGTGGTGCCGGCCAGGAATCCGCTGACGGCCAGCTTGGGACCGATGGCCAGGTTGAAGTCGCCGCCGGCCGCCCGGTTGTAGTCGCCGCCGCCGATCCGCTGGTTGGTGACGATGAATCCCACGTTGGATTTCTCGCCCACGTCCTGGCTGATCCGCGCCACGGCGTAGATGTTGTCCTCGATCTTGGATTCACCGAATCGCTCGTCGCCGGTCCGCATGAGCAGAAGCCCCAGGTTCGTGCGGCCGGCCTTGCCCGTCAGGCGGCCGCCACCGGTGATGGGCACCTGCCTTAGCGCGCCGGTACCATCGCGCGCCAGGCCGATGTTGCGGCTGTAGAAGAGTTCCGTCTCCCGGGCCACTCCGAAGCGGAAAAGCCCGCCGTTCTCAAGGAAGAAGGCGCGTTTCTCGGGGAAGAACAGGTTGAACTGCGTAAGGTTGACCTGCGCGTCGTCCACCTCCACCTGGGAGAAGTCCGTGTTGTAGGTCAGGTCTAGGGACAGGTTGTTGGTCAGGCCGTACTTGACGTCCACACCGCCGTCGAAGTCGTCGTCCCGCTTGGTCGTGCCCGGGTCGTAGGTCCACGTAGCCCCGCCCAGGGAGTAAGGCGTAACCTGCAAGTAGCGGTGGTCGTGCCGCGTGAGGTTCATGCCCGACAGGGTCCCGGCCACGGACACCTGGGAGATGTTGAAGGGACGGATGACCGGCGCCCAGAAGGACTGTTCGTTGCGGCGGCGGATCTGGCGCTCCAGGTTGATCCCGAAATCGACGTCTTCCCCGGTTTCGAAGCGCAACGTGCTCCAGGGAATGGCCATCTCGGCGTACCATCCCTCTTCGTTCCTGGAAGTATACACGTCCCACACGCCGTTCCAGTCCGTCAGGATGTTGGTGTTGAAGCGGCCCTCGGACCGGCCCTCGTTGCGCACCTGGGCGTCATAACGGGCACCGTCGGGATTGGTGGCGAAGAGGATCCCGTTCTGCCGGTCCATGAACGTATCCAGGATGATCTGGAAGTAGTCGTCGTCGGCCAGGTCGCCGTCCCGGGCCATCTGGGTGGCGATGATCTGGGAAGGGTCCGAGTCGTAGGCCCAGACGCCGATGTACAGCGTCTGCTCGTCGTATAGGACCCGCACCTCGGTCCGCTCGGACGCCGGCTG is drawn from Gemmatimonadota bacterium and contains these coding sequences:
- a CDS encoding DUF5916 domain-containing protein encodes the protein MYSSRVFPRALTTFCFRRAAIVCCMVGLLATQTTGSASAQEREIVPLRILEALHMDGVLDEGIWQNALAASGFTQQRPDEGQPASERTEVRVLYDEQTLYIGVWAYDSDPSQIIATQMARDGDLADDDYFQIILDTFMDRQNGILFATNPDGARYDAQVRNEGRSEGRFNTNILTDWNGVWDVYTSRNEEGWYAEMAIPWSTLRFETGEDVDFGINLERQIRRRNEQSFWAPVIRPFNISQVSVAGTLSGMNLTRHDHRYLQVTPYSLGGATWTYDPGTTKRDDDFDGGVDVKYGLTNNLSLDLTYNTDFSQVEVDDAQVNLTQFNLFFPEKRAFFLENGGLFRFGVARETELFYSRNIGLARDGTGALRQVPITGGGRLTGKAGRTNLGLLLMRTGDERFGESKIEDNIYAVARISQDVGEKSNVGFIVTNQRIGGGDYNRAAGGDFNLAIGPKLAVSGFLAGTTYQAGEDSESGFAGRLWSRWNGPLWQFEGLYMGVSEFFSPGMGFFSRRSLARNFGGFHEVSARAFFTPEPTNSIVRRYFPHIVIGATFGDDGTQLTRREHYHWELFFTGGEQAGITLDRAFRRISEDTRPILGVKLPAGNYTDASSRMHYTTNLSKPLFADFQLILGQYINGDRRSLNLEGGLRAGSKFTFGPRYELNDVTLTDVGDRKREVTAHIFGVRSSYSFSPDLSLSTLVQWDTQQDRFVSNFRFNYIISPGSNLFVVYNERRDNEDVGETLLGDPLDRTLVVKLAYLFDL